A section of the Rattus norvegicus strain BN/NHsdMcwi chromosome 15, GRCr8, whole genome shotgun sequence genome encodes:
- the Bmp1 gene encoding bone morphogenetic protein 1 isoform X4, which yields MPGVARPPLPLLSLPLLLLLLLPRAGRPLDLADYTYDLGEEDAPELLNYKDPCKAAAFLGDIALDEEDLRAFRVQQAAVLRQQTAQRSSIKAAGNSSALGRQSTSGQPQRGSRGRWRSRPRSRRAATSRPERVWPDGVIPFVIGGNFTGSQRAVFRQAMRHWEKHTCVTFLERTDEDSYIVFTYRPCGCCSYVGRRGGGPQAISIGKNCDKFGIVVHELGHVIGFWHEHTRPDRDRHVSIVRENIQPGQEYNFLKMEVQEVESLGETYDFDSIMHYARNTFSRGIFLDTIVPKYEVNGVKPSIGQRTRLSKGDIAQARKLYKCPACGETLQDSTGNFSSPEYPNGYSAHMHCVWRISVTPGEKIILNFTSMDLYRSRLCWYDYVEVRDGFWRKAPLRGRFCGGKLPEPIVSTDSRLWVEFRSSSNWVGKGFFAVYEAICGGDVKKDNGHIQSPNYPDDYRPSKVCIWRIQVSEGFHVGLTFQSFEIERHDSCAYDYLEVRDGHSESSNLIGRYCGYEKPDDIKSTSSRLWLKFVSDGSINKAGFAVNFFKEVDECSRPNRGGCEQRCLNTLGSYKCSCDPGYELAPDKRRCEAACGGFLTKLNGSITSPGWPKEYPPNKNCIWQLVAPTQYRISLQFDFFETEGNDVCKYDFVEVRSGLTADSKLHGKFCGSEKPEVITSQYNNMRVEFKSDNTVSKKGFKAHFFSEKRPALQPPRGRPHQLKFRVQKRNRTPQ from the exons CTGCCTTTCTTGGGGACATTGCCCTGGATGAGGAGGACTTGAGGGCCTTCCGGGTGCAGCAGGCTGCAGTTCTCAGACAACAAACAGCCCAGAGGTCGTCCATCAAAGCTGCAG GGAACTCTTCTGCCCTGGGTAGACAGAGCACGAGTGGGCAGCCGCagaggggaagcagaggcagatggagaagCAGGCCTCGGAGCAGGCGGGCAGCGACATCCAGACCAGAGCGAGTGTGGCCCGATGGGGTCATCCCATTTGTCATCGGAGGGAATTTCACTG GCAGCCAGAGGGCAGTCTTCCGGCAGGCCATGAGACACTGGGAGAAGCATACCTGTGTCACCTTCTTGGAGCGCACAGATGAGGACAGCTATATTGTATTCACCTACCGACCCTGCGG GTGCTGCTCCTACGTGGGTCGCCGAGGTGGGGGCCCCCAGGCCATCTCCATCGGCAAGAACTGTGACAAGTTTGGCATCGTGGTCCATGAGCTGGGCCATGTCATTGGCTTCTGGCACGAGCACACGCGGCCCGACCGGGACCGCCATGTCTCTATTGTACGGGAGAACATACAGCCAG GGcaggagtataacttcttgaagATGGAAGTTCAGGAAGTCGAGTCCTTGGGAGAGACCTATGACTTTGACAGTATCATGCACTATGCCCGGAACACGTTCTCCAG GGGCATCTTCCTGGACACCATTGTTCCCAAGTATGAGGTGAATGGGGTGAAGCCTTCCATTGGCCAAAGGACCCGACTCAGCAAGGGGGACATCGCTCAGGCCCGGAAGCTCTACAAATGCCCAG CCTGTGGTGAGACCCTCCAAGACAGCACTGGCAACTTCTCCTCCCCTGAGTATCCCAATGGCTACTCTGCCCACATGCACTGTGTATGGCGTATCTCTGTCACACCGGGGGAGAAG ATTATTCTGAACTTCACATCTATGGACCTGTACCGTAGCCGCCTGTGCTGGTATGACTATGTGGAGGTGCGGGATGGCTTCTGGAGAAAGGCGCCCCTCCGAG GCCGGTTCTGTGGGGGGAAACTCCCCGAGCCCATTGTCTCCACCGACAGCCGCCTCTGGGTGGAATTCCGAAGCAGCAGCAATTGGGTTGGAAAGGGCTTCTTTGCTGTCTACGAAG CCATTTGCGGTGGTGACGTGAAAAAGGATAACGGTCACATCCAGTCACCCAATTACCCCGACGATTACCGGCCCAGCAAAGTCTGCATCTGGCGGATCCAGGTGTCTGAGGGTTTCCACGTGGGCCTCACGTTCCAGTCCTTTGAG ATCGAGCGTCACGACAGTTGTGCCTACGACTACCTGGAGGTCCGAGATGGGCACAGTGAGAGCAGCAACCTCATTGGGCGATATTGTGGGTATGAGAAGCCTGATGACATCAAAAGCACATCTAGTCGGCTCTGGCTCAAGTTCGTCTCCGATGGGTCCATTAACAAAGCTGGCTTTGCAGTCAACTTTTTCAAAG aGGTAGATGAGTGTTCAAGGCCCAACCGCGGGGGCTGTGAGCAGCGGTGCCTAAACACCCTGGGCAGCTACAAGTGCAGCTGTGACCCCGGCTATGAGCTGGCCCCAGACAAGCGTCGGTGTGAAG CTGCCTGCGGTGGATTCCTCACCAAGCTCAATGGCTCCATCACCAGCCCCGGTTGGCCCAAAGAGTACCCTCCCAACAAAAACTGCATCTGGCAGTTGGTGGCCCCCACCCAGTACCGTATCTCCCTGCAATTTGACTTCTTCGAGACTGAGGGCAATGAT GTGTGCAAGTATGATTTCGTGGAGGTGCGCAGCGGACTCACAGCCGACTCTAAACTACATGGCAAGTTCTGTGGCTCCGAGAAACCAGAGGTCATCACTTCCCAGTACAACAACATGCGTGTGGAGTTCAAGTCTGACAATACTGTGTCCAAAAAGGGCTTCAAGGCCCACTTCTTCTCAG AAAAGAGGCCAGCTCTGCAGCCCCCTCGGGGACGCCCCCATCAGCTCAAATTCCGAGTGCAGAAAAGAAACCGGACCCCCCAATGA
- the Bmp1 gene encoding bone morphogenetic protein 1 isoform X5 produces MPGVARPPLPLLSLPLLLLLLLPRAGRPLDLADYTYDLGEEDAPELLNYKDPCKAAAFLGDIALDEEDLRAFRVQQAAVLRQQTAQRSSIKAAGNSSALGRQSTSGQPQRGSRGRWRSRPRSRRAATSRPERVWPDGVIPFVIGGNFTGSQRAVFRQAMRHWEKHTCVTFLERTDEDSYIVFTYRPCGCCSYVGRRGGGPQAISIGKNCDKFGIVVHELGHVIGFWHEHTRPDRDRHVSIVRENIQPGQEYNFLKMEVQEVESLGETYDFDSIMHYARNTFSRGIFLDTIVPKYEVNGVKPSIGQRTRLSKGDIAQARKLYKCPACGETLQDSTGNFSSPEYPNGYSAHMHCVWRISVTPGEKIILNFTSMDLYRSRLCWYDYVEVRDGFWRKAPLRGRFCGGKLPEPIVSTDSRLWVEFRSSSNWVGKGFFAVYEAICGGDVKKDNGHIQSPNYPDDYRPSKVCIWRIQVSEGFHVGLTFQSFEIERHDSCAYDYLEVRDGHSESSNLIGRYCGYEKPDDIKSTSSRLWLKFVSDGSINKAGFAVNFFKEVDECSRPNRGGCEQRCLNTLGSYKCSCDPGYELAPDKRRCEAACGGFLTKLNGSITSPGWPKEYPPNKNCIWQLVAPTQYRISLQFDFFETEGNDVCKYDFVEVRSGLTADSKLHGKFCGSEKPEVITSQYNNMRVEFKSDNTVSKKGFKAHFFSGGGCVDFWDTHRGDPKTRRRSRA; encoded by the exons CTGCCTTTCTTGGGGACATTGCCCTGGATGAGGAGGACTTGAGGGCCTTCCGGGTGCAGCAGGCTGCAGTTCTCAGACAACAAACAGCCCAGAGGTCGTCCATCAAAGCTGCAG GGAACTCTTCTGCCCTGGGTAGACAGAGCACGAGTGGGCAGCCGCagaggggaagcagaggcagatggagaagCAGGCCTCGGAGCAGGCGGGCAGCGACATCCAGACCAGAGCGAGTGTGGCCCGATGGGGTCATCCCATTTGTCATCGGAGGGAATTTCACTG GCAGCCAGAGGGCAGTCTTCCGGCAGGCCATGAGACACTGGGAGAAGCATACCTGTGTCACCTTCTTGGAGCGCACAGATGAGGACAGCTATATTGTATTCACCTACCGACCCTGCGG GTGCTGCTCCTACGTGGGTCGCCGAGGTGGGGGCCCCCAGGCCATCTCCATCGGCAAGAACTGTGACAAGTTTGGCATCGTGGTCCATGAGCTGGGCCATGTCATTGGCTTCTGGCACGAGCACACGCGGCCCGACCGGGACCGCCATGTCTCTATTGTACGGGAGAACATACAGCCAG GGcaggagtataacttcttgaagATGGAAGTTCAGGAAGTCGAGTCCTTGGGAGAGACCTATGACTTTGACAGTATCATGCACTATGCCCGGAACACGTTCTCCAG GGGCATCTTCCTGGACACCATTGTTCCCAAGTATGAGGTGAATGGGGTGAAGCCTTCCATTGGCCAAAGGACCCGACTCAGCAAGGGGGACATCGCTCAGGCCCGGAAGCTCTACAAATGCCCAG CCTGTGGTGAGACCCTCCAAGACAGCACTGGCAACTTCTCCTCCCCTGAGTATCCCAATGGCTACTCTGCCCACATGCACTGTGTATGGCGTATCTCTGTCACACCGGGGGAGAAG ATTATTCTGAACTTCACATCTATGGACCTGTACCGTAGCCGCCTGTGCTGGTATGACTATGTGGAGGTGCGGGATGGCTTCTGGAGAAAGGCGCCCCTCCGAG GCCGGTTCTGTGGGGGGAAACTCCCCGAGCCCATTGTCTCCACCGACAGCCGCCTCTGGGTGGAATTCCGAAGCAGCAGCAATTGGGTTGGAAAGGGCTTCTTTGCTGTCTACGAAG CCATTTGCGGTGGTGACGTGAAAAAGGATAACGGTCACATCCAGTCACCCAATTACCCCGACGATTACCGGCCCAGCAAAGTCTGCATCTGGCGGATCCAGGTGTCTGAGGGTTTCCACGTGGGCCTCACGTTCCAGTCCTTTGAG ATCGAGCGTCACGACAGTTGTGCCTACGACTACCTGGAGGTCCGAGATGGGCACAGTGAGAGCAGCAACCTCATTGGGCGATATTGTGGGTATGAGAAGCCTGATGACATCAAAAGCACATCTAGTCGGCTCTGGCTCAAGTTCGTCTCCGATGGGTCCATTAACAAAGCTGGCTTTGCAGTCAACTTTTTCAAAG aGGTAGATGAGTGTTCAAGGCCCAACCGCGGGGGCTGTGAGCAGCGGTGCCTAAACACCCTGGGCAGCTACAAGTGCAGCTGTGACCCCGGCTATGAGCTGGCCCCAGACAAGCGTCGGTGTGAAG CTGCCTGCGGTGGATTCCTCACCAAGCTCAATGGCTCCATCACCAGCCCCGGTTGGCCCAAAGAGTACCCTCCCAACAAAAACTGCATCTGGCAGTTGGTGGCCCCCACCCAGTACCGTATCTCCCTGCAATTTGACTTCTTCGAGACTGAGGGCAATGAT GTGTGCAAGTATGATTTCGTGGAGGTGCGCAGCGGACTCACAGCCGACTCTAAACTACATGGCAAGTTCTGTGGCTCCGAGAAACCAGAGGTCATCACTTCCCAGTACAACAACATGCGTGTGGAGTTCAAGTCTGACAATACTGTGTCCAAAAAGGGCTTCAAGGCCCACTTCTTCTCAG GAGGGGGCTGTGTGGACTTTTGGGACACCCATCGAGGAGACCCTAAGACAAGAAGGAGAAGCAGAGCCTGA